Proteins from a single region of Sphingomonas sp.:
- the lepB gene encoding signal peptidase I, translating into MSERRGWVARLGLALLNLIVPGLGLLRIGAKRTGLAVIGVAFAAIAGLTVWTAFAPRFDIALFVGIAIALAVSVSAMLTAVVLTLIRSRERTPPTGLSRWPIIIGILLAAVVIGAISPTPTDYFHPYYLPSESMAPLLDKGDRIMVGTRDRKPGRGAVIAYDLSGVARVARVAGLPGDTVALKDGVVSINDLPIVQLGAGQRRTEQFPGEPAPHTILDTGIGSGDNFPAVRIPAEHLFLLGDNRDNAADSRFSRDSFGAGMVPLRDVIGTVQFMYWSRNSAKWPRAIEDVQAQTVRAK; encoded by the coding sequence GTGAGCGAGAGGCGGGGCTGGGTCGCGAGGCTCGGTCTCGCGCTGCTCAATCTGATAGTGCCGGGGCTCGGCTTGCTTCGCATCGGCGCGAAGCGGACGGGGCTGGCGGTGATTGGGGTGGCATTTGCCGCGATCGCCGGCTTGACTGTTTGGACGGCATTCGCGCCCCGGTTTGATATCGCGCTGTTCGTTGGGATAGCGATTGCCTTGGCCGTCTCTGTTTCCGCGATGCTGACGGCTGTTGTTCTGACGCTTATCCGGAGCCGAGAGCGAACGCCGCCGACCGGCCTTTCGCGCTGGCCGATCATAATCGGGATTTTGCTGGCGGCGGTCGTAATCGGCGCGATCTCTCCCACGCCGACCGACTATTTCCATCCTTACTATTTGCCCAGCGAGAGCATGGCCCCGCTGTTGGACAAGGGTGATCGGATCATGGTCGGCACGCGAGATCGTAAACCCGGGCGCGGAGCGGTAATTGCCTATGATCTGAGTGGGGTCGCGCGGGTTGCGCGGGTCGCGGGCTTGCCAGGCGACACGGTCGCGCTGAAGGACGGCGTGGTAAGCATAAACGACCTGCCCATTGTCCAGTTGGGAGCGGGCCAGCGGCGGACCGAGCAATTTCCCGGCGAGCCGGCGCCGCATACGATACTCGACACGGGCATTGGCAGCGGCGATAACTTCCCGGCCGTCCGTATCCCGGCCGAACATCTGTTCCTGCTCGGTGACAATCGCGACAACGCAGCGGACAGTCGCTTCTCACGGGATTCTTTTGGAGCGGGAATGGTGCCATTGCGCGACGTGATCGGCACTGTGCAATTCATGTACTGGTCCAGGAACTCCGCCAAATGGCCTCGCGCCATCGAAGATGTGCAAGCACAGACGGTGCGCGCGAAATGA
- a CDS encoding glutathione peroxidase, with protein MTRITEIPVDTKTGEADLSAYAGQVLLIVNTASKCGFTPQYEGLEALYRKYKDRGFAVLAFPCNQFGAQEPGDAAEIASFCSLTYDVTFPVFPKIEVNGPNAAPLFEHLKAEAPGLLGSKGIKWNFTKFLVDRAGRAVERYAPTTKPEAIEADIEKLL; from the coding sequence ATGACCAGGATCACCGAAATCCCCGTCGACACCAAGACCGGTGAGGCCGATCTCTCGGCCTATGCGGGCCAGGTGCTGCTGATCGTCAACACCGCCTCCAAATGCGGGTTCACGCCGCAATATGAGGGGCTGGAGGCGCTGTACCGGAAGTATAAGGATCGCGGCTTCGCGGTGCTGGCCTTCCCGTGCAACCAGTTCGGCGCGCAGGAGCCGGGCGACGCGGCGGAAATCGCGAGCTTCTGCTCGCTCACCTATGACGTGACCTTCCCGGTCTTTCCCAAGATCGAGGTCAACGGGCCGAACGCGGCGCCCTTGTTCGAGCATCTCAAGGCCGAAGCGCCGGGGCTGCTGGGATCCAAGGGGATCAAGTGGAACTTCACCAAGTTCCTGGTCGATCGCGCGGGCAGGGCCGTCGAGCGCTACGCCCCGACGACAAAGCCCGAGGCGATCGAGGCGGATATCGAGAAGCTGCTGTAG